The following coding sequences are from one Bacillota bacterium window:
- a CDS encoding ABC transporter ATP-binding protein, whose amino-acid sequence MANIYDVDEELEKQSFDFKLFKRTMKYIRPYWKNVAIISVILLGGLVIGLIDPLIIRYVVDEGMMKKNMTVIIRMGIVLLVINLLNLIGGRIRINVINKTTQGLIYDIRKEVFEHIQELSFRFFDGRPAGKIISRITNDVQAISDFINTGVVSFISEIISILGIIVIIFIVNFKLAIITITVVPVFILLLVSLKTASENAWSKTRKTIANINANMNETLQGMRVIQAFSRQEYNINKFEKINKENYKSHMHATVIQLLSWPLVEFAGMAATCGVVWLGAIMITRNEASVGTVVAFTNYIWRLWSPLSALSKVYNQALSAMASSERIFHILDTKPEIVDSPNAIELEDIKGAIEFRNVTFGYNPEERMVLHDISFKAEPGEVVALVGPTGAGKTSIINLLMRFYDPVEGSILVDGYDIRDIKLSSLRSRVSVVLQDSFIFSGSIKENILYGKLDATEEEIIEVASATKVLNFVEKFKEGFDTDVEERGAKLSSGQRQLLAFARALIANPRILILDEATSSVDTETERHIQEALKTLFKGRTSIVIAHRLSTIEHADRIIVIDEGRIVEQGTHKELLAKKGAYYRLYQKQFQE is encoded by the coding sequence ATGGCAAATATATATGATGTGGATGAAGAACTAGAAAAACAATCTTTTGATTTTAAACTTTTTAAAAGGACAATGAAATACATACGCCCATATTGGAAAAATGTAGCGATAATATCTGTAATACTATTAGGCGGACTTGTAATAGGCCTTATTGACCCTCTCATTATAAGGTATGTAGTTGATGAGGGAATGATGAAAAAGAACATGACTGTTATTATCCGGATGGGTATTGTTCTATTGGTTATTAACCTGCTTAATTTAATCGGAGGCCGTATAAGGATTAATGTTATAAACAAAACTACACAGGGATTGATTTATGATATAAGAAAGGAAGTATTTGAACATATACAGGAACTTTCCTTTAGATTTTTTGACGGAAGGCCTGCGGGTAAAATTATTTCAAGGATAACAAATGATGTACAGGCAATAAGTGACTTTATAAACACAGGAGTTGTTTCATTTATAAGTGAGATAATTTCAATATTGGGTATTATTGTAATAATTTTTATTGTTAATTTCAAATTGGCAATCATTACTATTACTGTTGTACCGGTTTTCATATTGCTTCTTGTATCGTTAAAAACTGCCAGTGAAAACGCCTGGTCTAAGACAAGGAAAACCATAGCGAATATTAATGCCAATATGAATGAGACACTCCAAGGAATGAGAGTAATACAGGCTTTTTCAAGGCAAGAGTATAATATTAATAAATTTGAAAAAATTAATAAGGAAAATTACAAATCCCATATGCATGCAACTGTAATACAGCTTTTATCCTGGCCATTGGTAGAATTTGCAGGTATGGCAGCTACATGCGGAGTAGTTTGGCTGGGAGCAATAATGATAACTAGAAATGAGGCAAGTGTAGGTACAGTAGTAGCATTTACCAATTATATTTGGAGGCTGTGGTCGCCTTTAAGTGCATTGAGTAAAGTTTATAATCAAGCCCTTTCGGCAATGGCGTCTTCTGAAAGAATATTCCATATACTGGACACAAAACCTGAAATAGTAGATTCTCCAAATGCAATTGAATTGGAGGATATAAAAGGTGCTATAGAATTTAGAAATGTTACTTTTGGATACAATCCGGAGGAAAGGATGGTACTGCATGATATATCCTTCAAGGCAGAACCCGGTGAAGTGGTTGCCCTGGTGGGCCCGACCGGAGCAGGCAAAACCTCAATTATAAACCTACTTATGAGGTTTTATGACCCTGTAGAAGGAAGTATACTGGTAGACGGTTATGATATCAGGGATATAAAATTATCCTCCTTAAGGAGCAGGGTAAGTGTAGTATTGCAAGATTCATTCATATTTTCCGGCAGCATAAAGGAAAACATACTATATGGCAAACTGGATGCCACAGAGGAAGAAATTATTGAAGTTGCCAGTGCAACAAAGGTATTAAATTTCGTCGAGAAATTTAAAGAAGGTTTTGACACTGATGTGGAAGAAAGAGGAGCCAAACTTTCTTCAGGCCAGAGGCAGCTCCTTGCATTTGCCAGAGCGTTAATTGCCAACCCGCGGATACTTATACTTGATGAAGCTACATCAAGCGTTGATACCGAAACAGAAAGGCATATCCAGGAAGCTTTAAAAACTCTGTTTAAAGGCAGAACCTCCATAGTAATTGCACATAGGCTTTCGACCATAGAGCATGCAGATAGAATAATTGTAATAGATGAGGGAAGAATAGTGGAACAGGGAACGCATAAGGAACTCCTGGCTAAAAAAGGTGCATACTACCGGCTGTACCAAAAACAGTTCCAGGAGTAA